A stretch of the Streptomyces ortus genome encodes the following:
- a CDS encoding fumarylacetoacetate hydrolase family protein has product MKLAKSGNGQDVLVGIDGSWFPLREIGGYEDVTRIGDLVGDPRFDDLEAQVRRRTAGSGAAGPGDRGVDLSDAATVADTDAGIWGAGLNYRRHSEDLETEQPGRGPGSYLRPASCLIGNGGTIQLPTQSARVTAEAELGLVIGTRCKDVPRDKWRSVVAGVTAVLDMTAEDAIRQNPRYIPWAKGFDTFCSIGPALVTLDEFPDDRLDGVRIATVRNGETIAAATPRDMKYDLGYLVEYFTMGRTLAPGTVICTGTPGAVPIAPGDTVRATVEGVGTLTHPVG; this is encoded by the coding sequence ATGAAGCTCGCCAAGAGCGGCAACGGGCAGGACGTCCTCGTGGGAATCGACGGCAGCTGGTTCCCGCTGCGGGAGATCGGCGGCTACGAGGACGTCACCCGCATCGGGGACCTGGTCGGGGACCCGCGGTTCGACGACCTGGAGGCACAGGTCAGGAGGCGGACGGCCGGATCCGGCGCGGCAGGGCCGGGCGACAGGGGCGTCGACCTGTCCGACGCGGCGACCGTCGCCGACACGGACGCCGGTATCTGGGGCGCCGGGCTCAACTACCGGCGGCACTCCGAGGACCTGGAGACCGAACAGCCCGGCCGCGGCCCCGGATCGTATCTGCGGCCCGCCTCGTGCCTCATCGGCAACGGCGGAACCATCCAGCTGCCCACCCAGTCGGCGCGGGTGACCGCAGAGGCGGAACTGGGTCTGGTCATCGGCACCCGCTGCAAGGACGTACCCCGCGACAAGTGGCGGTCCGTCGTCGCCGGAGTGACGGCCGTCCTCGACATGACCGCCGAGGACGCCATCCGCCAGAACCCGCGCTACATCCCCTGGGCGAAGGGGTTCGACACGTTCTGCAGCATCGGCCCCGCCCTGGTCACCCTGGACGAGTTCCCCGACGACCGCCTGGACGGGGTGCGGATCGCCACCGTCAGGAACGGCGAGACGATCGCGGCGGCGACGCCGCGGGACATGAAGTACGACCTGGGCTACCTCGTCGAGTACTTCACCATGGGCCGGACCCTCGCACCGGGAACGGTGATCTGCACCGGAACCCCCGGCGCCGTCCCGATCGCCCCGGGGGACACCGTACGGGCCACGGTCGAAGGCGTCGGCACGCTCACCCACCCCGTCGGCTGA